The Limnochordia bacterium region AAGATATAAATCTCCTCTTACACAAATCTACAATCATATTCACCACATCAGATATATCAAGTTCCGTGGAGTCCAAAACAAAGGCATCGGACGCTTTCTTTAAAGGCGCTAACGCTCGTTTCGTATCCTGCTCATCCCGGTGGGCAATCTCCGATGAAATATCTTCCCATTTCACCTCAAAGCCTCGAGCCCGTAGCTCCTCAAATCTTCGTCTCGTCCGTTCAGCAAGACTTGCCGTAAGAAACACCTTAACGTCGGCATCGGGTAATACAACAGTACCGATATCCCGACCATCCATAACCACACCCTTGTTTTTTGCCAATGCACGTTGCCACAGAACCATCTGTTCTCTAACCTCGGGTAATACAGAAACATCCGATGCTAGGGCACCAATTGTAGAACTACGGATTTTTTCAGATACGTCAACACCATCTAAGTATACTTGATCGCCTTTAAGGTCGATGGAGGTCGTTTGAAGAAGAGCATAAATATCTGAAGGATTAAACAAACTGCATCCACTCTCTTGAGCTTTTAACGCAAAAGCCCGATACATCGCACCTGTATTGATATATTGGTAACCCAATCGTTCGGCTACTAATCTGGCCACCGTGCTTTTTCCTGCTCCGGCTGGACCATCAATCGCTATCGACAACTTTTCAACCATTACTCGCAACCTTTTTCCGTTTATCACGATTTTGTGTACTGGCCTCAAGTAGATATATTCTAGCCAAAACCGAATATTCCTCTTAATGGCACCTAAAAACTTTCAATATAATCAATGCACCGGTTAGCATGCTCGGGAAAACACAGCTCATTGAGCAGGTTACCGTACCCCGGGAAGGATACTCTAATGCATCCAGGATCGCAAATGGCCACCTCTTCCTCACCGAGCAAACCCGCGACAACTAACATCATGGCAATCCGATGATCATCACAGCTAGAGCAACTACCTCCCCGAATGATTTGGCCCCCTTGCACGGAAAACCCATCGGCAAAGGTATCCACCACTACCCCGAGTTTGCCCAACTCCGTAGCAGTAGTACTAATCCGGTCCGATTCTTTCACCCGCAGCTCAGCGGCATCCACCACTTTTGTCTCGCCCTTAGCCTGGCTGCCCAAAAGGGCCACCAAAGGCAGCTCATCGATTACCCTTGGGATCAGCTCACCATCAATCATGCAACCGTAGAGGTTACTTGTACTTGCGGTCAGATCCCCAACGGGTTCCCCGCATACTTCCCTAACATTGTCAATCTCCACCGCTGCCCCCATCCGGCTTAGTACCTCTAAGAAACCGGTCCTTGTGGGATTCAGGTTGACGTCCTTAATCGTGACCTTAC contains the following coding sequences:
- the cmk gene encoding (d)CMP kinase, which encodes MVEKLSIAIDGPAGAGKSTVARLVAERLGYQYINTGAMYRAFALKAQESGCSLFNPSDIYALLQTTSIDLKGDQVYLDGVDVSEKIRSSTIGALASDVSVLPEVREQMVLWQRALAKNKGVVMDGRDIGTVVLPDADVKVFLTASLAERTRRRFEELRARGFEVKWEDISSEIAHRDEQDTKRALAPLKKASDAFVLDSTELDISDVVNMIVDLCKRRFISCCTE